Below is a window of Camelina sativa cultivar DH55 chromosome 11, Cs, whole genome shotgun sequence DNA.
TTTTGTTGTAAGAGCAGTGAATGATctagatttttgtgtgtcttttccTTGGGGGAGATTATCATTCGATAACATGCTAAAAGAGATTTCCCATACAATGAGGAATTTTAAAGGGGTTGTGCATAAAGAGGGAGCGTTATGGCCTGTTCCAGGTTTCTGTATTCCATTGGAGGTTagttagtttaaaatttgaagtatTTTCATTGTTGATATTTCTTATAAGTGAAGCtgattttagtttatttttgtgttgtgtagtttttactatttgaggCAGTTCCAATTTTGGGGAATACTTACATTGACCAATTTCCTGAGGCGGATGAAAGTTGTCCTAGGATGTGCAGGAGGAAATTTTANAACCTGATATTGTTGCAGGAATCGGAGGAGGAAACAGAAGCGATGCAACCTTTAGGAATGCACTTCAATCCTAGTcagtacaacaagaaaatcaagctatCGACAAGGtgtcatatttttgaaactttgacAACGCTTGAAAGATTAGAGCATCCACTGACTAGTTTTGAGAGGGATTGGTTTGAGAAACATCCACAATTCAAGCACATTTTCCACATGCCAAGGGACCCAAACCACAAGCTTATGGGAATGTGGTTGCTATTTCTTCGAACgacagaaattgaaaaaaagaaggaagcatgGTTTGTTGTGAATGGTGTTCCAATCCGCTATGGTCTGAGAAAACACGCGTTGATGTCTGGATTAGATTGTCGGTGCTATCCACTTGATTACAAGGAAGTCGGTAGTAACGAGTTTCGAAGGAagtattttttacaaaaaaaaaggttagactTCAAGATGTGAGGGAAAAGCTGATGGTAATGCAACCAGGTCGTACTCGGGATATGTTGAAGATGGCGGTTCTCTACTTTTTAGGAAGCATCATTGTAGGCCATACAAAAGACTAGGGGAAAGATGTTGCGGGTATCGATGATTTTGTTGTAAGAGCAGTGAATGATctagatttttgtgtgtcttttccTTGGGGGAGATTATCATTCGATAACATGCTAAAAGAGATTTCCCATACAATGAGGAATTTTAAAGGGGTTGTGCATAAAGAGGGAGCGTTATGGCCTGTTCCAGGTTTCTGTATTCCATTGGAGGTTagttagtttaaaatttgaagtatTTTCATTGTTGATATTTCTTATAAGTGAAGCtgattttagtttatttttgtgttgtgtagtttttactatttgaggCAGTTCCAATTTTGGGGAATACTTACATTGACCAATTTCCTGAGGCGGATGAAAGTTGTCCTAGGATGTGCAGGAGGAAATTTTAGAGTACCGGTCAGAAAGGTTTTCCTCTAAAGGATATAGGTGATACACTTGGTACAACAACGGTTAGTTATCCTAacaacttaaattatttatcatttGAATAAATTGGTTTGTAATGTATCTAAAGTAGGTCGTTACACAGGCAATTGCTAGTGTGATCCctcatattgatgaagaaattacTCTTCTCAATTTAATcatggaagaagctgaggaagacgATACCCATGATGTCGTTTTTGCCAGTTGGATGTGGCGTCTTTGTAGAGGACTACCTGTACTTTTGGAGGAGATGTACACAACAGATGTGGCTTCTCGGTCAGGACAAAACGATGCGAATGAGGTGGTCGAGGAAATAGACGCCAATGAACAACTGAGAGAAGATACTATTGAGTTGGTGGATCTTCTAAGCACCATGAAGCAGGATATGAAAACCCAGTTCGATAATATTTCAGCGAAGATTGATGGGCTTGAAAAAAGGATCGAACCGTTGGAAGTATATGTGAAAGAGCAAGAGAAATCAAAGGTAATACTTCGTAATACTATAGTAATACTTGGTAATACTAGAAGGTGTTAACAATATTTGGTTTCATGTCAAGCGCCTATAGATGATGAGCAACCGAGGAGGGATGATGAGCAACCGAGTACTTCGCAAGCAGGAGGAAGAGGGACGAAGAGAAAAAGGTCTAAgaagtagtaaaactatgttattttctttgatttgtcatcgtagtactagtaaaactatgtaaaacttcgttattttcttggatttgcGATTGATAttactagtaaaactatgtaaaactacataattttcttggatttgccgttcgtatttttggtaaaactacgtaaaactaaacaaaactagagaattcatagaaaaatatagaacatgATTCAAGAAGAGAATTCatataaaagataagaaactgaTTCAACAAGTTTTAAACCAGCGTAGAAGATCGACTCAGATAATATCAATCATAACACAATTTATCCAGAAGATCGACTTGACTGGAAAGACACGCCACCACCTCCCTTCGTTTGGCAATCTCGTCAGTCTTCTCCTTAAGCTGCATCTGCAAATTATAGATCTGAGTATGATGGGATCGAATTCCCTCAATCTCTCCCAATGGTTATCAACATCCTTCCTTAagttttttgcttcttcttcaattgcatcAGCCCAAATTTTCCGTCTGTGCAATCCATCATCCTGCAAAATATATCAACGAACAGACATCATACTCAGATCTctcaattgtatttgatttaatttaatttaccttaTACTTAACGCAAgtaaaccatctctttttctctgtttctgttggaGAGATCTCTTCGATGATTCGTTCGCCACACGAGCATATTCTAGGCATGCCCAAATCACCATCGGCTATGGCTTGTCGCAACCCTTCTAACTTCCTCGCCCTCTTCTGATCAGCATAGTATGGGTCGGCCTAAAATTGTTCCATAGTTTGAGAAGATCTAGAATTTAACTTTCAAGATGGAGtagatgagagaagagaagactcAAAGTTTCgaagaaaatgaatgaatggatgagaATGATGGATTTCACCATGTTTCAAGATGGAGtagatgagagaagagaagactcAGACTCAGGTTTCAGgtagtgatgttcatatatttcaccatgttttaccttagtatattcacatcttttgcatgatctATTAGCACATTTAGCCATTATTGAGTGGCTTTAGGactgtttgtgcattagagtagaattgcattgcatttgcatagtttcttgcataaacaggtgaattTGGATCccaaggagcatggaaggatgttgagaaggatttgagctatcaaagtgaagaagatcaaggagttaGAGTAGAAGAAACCAAGctcggaagtccactcgaccgcccactcgaccagacactcgacggtgtgcggagaaggactcgaccggctggaagaagcagaagaagaggccactcgaccaagcactcgagcGAGCACCTGGTCAAGTTGACCGACGACCCTCCATTTTGTCTTCTAGCTACTTTTAGGGTTTCCccctctctcctatataaaggcttgtaccctgcagccacaaaaaaaaaagaagagagagccACTTTTAGATCAAATCTGTAAACCTAGTATATACCCTTTTTGGGTATTTTCTactttatgttttcttttcttttagattcTCTAGCCACTTTTGCATATTtctaagaaatctttgatacttgttggttccataactttctaagtattaagaatttgagtttgatttcttcttcaatattgtagatcttcatctcatctttctaataatgcaagtttcattgatttctgggtttataactttgttcatcatgttttgtgattgtgagtagtggtttaggatcttgaggatggattagGATGGATAAtggttatggttgtttagattggtcaagattgattccttaatatctcttctgggttagatacactctatgctattcttatactgagagggtaagggtaGATCTTAAGCTCAtttttgattgaggtttgttgactaatttagataaccatagcttgagtccaacCCAtaaatccatccttaggacatttcttgtttattgatttccctgttgagtattgttaattgctttttgtttgctctgttttcattatttgccCTGTTTCTGTTCATTTGCTTGTCAACTCGATCTCCCACTCGATCGCACATCCGATCGAGTACTTGCTCGAGCTCCTTCcagagttcttgtttatgttctgtttcatttttgttgcatccatttcatttctgtttaatcctgtttcattacttgtcttgcatttgtataatttttgttCCTGTTTAGTATCATTACtgctttgttttattgtttactttgcatttagtatcctgttttagtagctttacattctgcatttcataatcatcattatGTTGTTAGTAAAAATCAATCATCATATATTGCTTGACTTAGATGagtattcacatcctgattgcttacatcacactcattatggtttgacatcctttatgctacaactacataagggtaattgaaacaccttgcatccacctgttcatccatcattcatcatcatattcatcacCATACCACCAAAAGAACCATGTTTCAGGTagtaccaatttttttattattggttgtaccaattttaccatttttaccAGTTTTATCTTAGTTGTCCCAATTCTACTCTCTTATATACACAtcttttgaaagaagaaaacattaaaagacTTCGAATTAAGTTTCAAGAGGGAGTTATGCCATAAAAAAGTAGAGAGTagtcaaaccaaacacaattgataCATGAATCAAACATGAACATTACAAGAATCTCCAAATAACAACCATTGGAGTCCTTGTCTCCGGCGCCTTTTATTCTGCATCCTAGGTCGAGTTTTTGGTCGTTTTTTCCCAACAGAtgcatacctttttgttttctttcttccctttttatttttcgaTTCGGGGGAATGATCTGCATATCTTGGACTTCATCTGGGACATCCCATCGAGACTTATCATGTACTAAATAAATTGTCCTGCAATATGCAATTGCCCACAACTCTGTCCAATAATACTTAGAACACAACTCATGTAACTCGATATTCTTACCTCCATATTTTTTGGAATGTAATTAAAGACACCAATGCATGCACACAAGGATACTTTTGTATATcgaaaaacctgcaactgcaactTCTCAATCACAACTTCACCAAATAAGGCTTTCCGTCACTGTCAATGACAATGTATTCAAGTTCGAAACCATTTAGCTCTATCACCTTTAGTTTCTCAGAAGTTGCCCATAAATCATGTAAGTAGTTCTCCACTAAAGGCACCAATTTATTTGCGACTGATCCAGACACAACATCTTTCCGATGTTCATTAACCCATTCAGAGaattttttaagtattgcaTCAAGCATGGGTATCAAGGAGTACCTCCTTGCATCTTTAAATACGTCGTTCATCGATTAAACACAGTTGCTTGTGTCTAGGTTGTATCTATCTTTTGGAAAAACGCATCTTGCCCATCTTTCTTTTTGGGTAGATTCTTCAAGATACTTGGCAGCAGAAGGATATCTTGTCGTAAAAGAAGCGTAAGCAATGTTGAACTCAGCCACTGTGTAAAACCTACTACACTCCATGAATCTCCATGCAACAACGTTTTTGTTGACGTTATGAGCATAACCTTTCACATTTTGGGATAAATGccatatacaaaaaccatgatgagcCAGAGGATACACATTAGCTATGGCTTTTATGAGACTTGTATTTCTGTCAGTCATAAATACTATTTCCAAAGAATCTCCAACAACGGTtttcaacatctccaaaaaccaattccaacttGCATCATTCTCACCATCAAGAACACGAAACGCCAAGAGATAATGGTGACGGTTAGGATCTTGAGCCGACGCAAAAACAAGAATACCCTTATATCCGTTCTTTAGAAAAGTTGTATCCATAGTTATAACTTTCCTCATGACTTTAAATCCTTCAACGCTAGCTCCCAAAGCTATGAACAAgtacatgaatttattattctcattgcAATGCACATATAATCTTGTACCATGATTAACCTTCTCTAACATGTGCAGATAACATCGCAACATCTTGTAGCTTTCTCCCGGGCTATCTTTCAAATCAGTAACAGCTTGAATTTTTCCTCTCAACGCCGTGGAATATGATATATCAACACCTAATTTTGTCTTGACAAGATCCATGATAACTTTCGGAGGTGGAGTTTCCATTTTCCCTGGATAATCACCATGTAAAAGAGAAGCAACTAATTGTGGAATGCCTTGTCTCTTACTGTTGCTTGAACTTTGACTAGCCCGAGAGCATGTATGCATCTTGTTGTGCCTTCTAATCGAGAAAATATCTGTCTCTCGAATCCTACCAGCTCGTAAAACCCAGTTACATccttctttaggacatttgagCACATAACACCCCCTGTCCGACTTTactatttcaaaactaaatcaGTTAGCGAATGAAGCTCTATCCACCACTTCTTGCAATGCcttcttgtttggaaattcTTGAAGTTTAGTCAGACCCAAACCGTCATCCCATGGTTCAATATACTGACACGGTTCTACAACAGGGCGTGGCTCAGTAtattcatcaccttcatcacGTGATTCAGCTTCACCCTCTTTATTAGAATCACCCTctacagccttttctttgcctacGTAGACAATAATGGCGTTAGGTCCGATTTCACCATCCTTTGcatgttggttttcaaagttcatacCAACAGAACTTTGGTCCACTATGGGCACTATGGGCACTATTTGAACTTGCTCAGGCTGAGGCTCAGAAGGGATgacattcacaaacaacatacatcttcGCTTCTCATAATTAACGGAGTCTAGATAAACATTAACATCCTCATCGTTATTAAGCTCACAATGCTCCAATGTTTCTACTAGTAGTGGCTTGTAGCTCAGCTGCAACTGAATGTTACTAACAAACCCAAGCTTCTTGTATATCCTTGCTTTTAACATCAGCAATGTTATATTTCTCTTGAACATTATACTGTACATCCGACCTTCAAACTTAAAATGTAGGTTGACGTTCTCGCATATTGTATCCTACCAAatcaaccaatataaaaaaatctaaattagtactactactagttttactagttGTACTACATGAATCAGtattactagttttactaaatataccagtattaccagtttcaccaccttctctctctcctatcAAAATCGAATCGAATGGTAAATGAATTCTAATCTCCTTAATTCACTGAAATCGAAAGCCAAATCCCTTTCTTATCTAATAGATAGCTCAATTGACCCATAAACCTTTGTAAAACACCCAATGTGCTAAGCTTTCTTCGATCTAAATCCAATTgaatttctaaatttacaaatcaaaaacaaattcaaccaaa
It encodes the following:
- the LOC104728661 gene encoding uncharacterized protein LOC104728661 — protein: METPPPKVIMDLVKTKLGVDISYSTALRGKIQAVTDLKDSPGESYKMLRCYLHMLEKVNHGTRLYVHCNENNKFMYLFIALGASVEGFKVMRKVITMDTTFLKNGYKGILVFASAQDPNRHHYLLAFRVLDGENDASWNWFLEMLKTVVGDSLEIVFMTDRNTSLIKAIANVYPLAHHGFCIWHLSQNVKGYAHNVNKNVVAWRFMECSRFYTVAEFNIAYASFTTRYPSAAKYLEESTQKERWARCVFPKDRYNLDTSNCV